The following proteins are co-located in the Pyricularia oryzae 70-15 chromosome 1, whole genome shotgun sequence genome:
- a CDS encoding cytochrome P450 51: protein MAFFFPSAPVWVYSAGAALLFIIGSIILNFIWQQLPRPKSEPPLVFHWLPFIGNAVSYGMDPYRFYSQCREKHGDVFTFVLFGRRMTVFLGVQGNDFILNGKLQDLNAEEIYSPLTTPVFGSDIIYDCPNSKLMEQKKFVKFGLTQKALDSYVPLIEREVLDYIESSPVFQAGNHGIVDIPSMMAEITIFTASRTLQGPEVRKKLTGEFARLYHDLDLGFRPINFLAPWAPLPQNRRRDVAHARMRDVYMDLINKRRRQKDDQEEEEEAEPDMIRHLMGSCVYKNGQALPDKEIAHMMITLLMAGQHSSSSSSAWIMLRLASRPDIAEEVYQEVQRLGHASLQHSDLDKLPLLANVVKETLRVHSSIHSIMRKVKRPMRIPGSDYVVTPGKVLVSAPIMTHLDEEHFRDARAWEPHRWDDAVDAQDDEIVDYGYGATSKGTKSPYLPFGAGRHRCIGEKFAYLNLAAIVSTLVRNFKFSTLDGKATVPPTDYTSMFSRPMQPATVRWERRSPKTA, encoded by the coding sequence ATGGCTTTCTTCTTCCCATCTGCCCCAGTCTGGGTTTACTCAGCCGGCGCAGCCCTACTCTTCATCATTGGCTCCATAATACTCAACTTCATCTGGCAGCAACTGCCCCGTCCCAAATCGGAACCACCGCTGGTTTTCCACTGGTTGCCCTTCATCGGCAACGCCGTCTCCTACGGCATGGACCCCTACCGCTTCTACTCTCAATGCCGGGAAAAGCACGGCGATGTCTTTACGTTTGTCTTGTTCGGCAGGCGCATGACCGTCTTCTTAGGCGTCCAGGGCAACGACTTCATCCTGAACGGCAAGCTGCAGGACCTCAATGCTGAGGAGATATACAGCCCTCTCACCACACCAGTTTTCGGAAGTGATATTATCTACGACTGCCCCAACTCCAAACTCATGGAGCAAAAGAAGTTTGTCAAGTTTGGCCTGACGCAAAAGGCTCTGGATTCCTACGTCCCCCTGATCGAGAGGGAGGTCCTCGACTACATAGAGTCCTCACCCGTCTTCCAAGCCGGCAACCACGGCATCGTAGACATTCCCAGCATGATGGCCGAGATAACCATTTTCACAGCCAGTCGTACCTTGCAAGGCCCCGAGGTCAGGAAGAAGCTGACTGGAGAATTCGCACGACTCTATCACGACTTGGACCTGGGTTTCCGCCCCATCAACTTCCTAGCCCCGTGGGCGCCCCTTCCCCAGAACCGCCGACGCGACGTTGCTCATGCTCGAATGCGCGATGTTTACATGGACCTCATCAACAAACGCCGCCGACAGAAGGACgatcaagaagaagaagaagaagcagagCCAGACATGATCCGCCACCTGATGGGCAGCTGCGTGTACAAAAACGGCCAAGCCCTCCCCGACAAGGAAATCGCCCACATGATGATCACGCTTCTCATGGCAGGCCAGCATTCTTCCTCCTCTTCGAGCGCGTGGATCATGCTCCGCCTCGCGTCGCGGCCCGACATCGCCGAGGAGGTGTACCAAGAAGTGCAGCGGCTCGGGCACGCATCCCTGCAGCACTCGGACCTCGACAAGCTGCCGCTGCTCGCAAACGTGGTCAAGGAGACGCTGCGGGTGCACTCGTCCATCCACTCCATCATGCGCAAGGTGAAGCGGCCGATGCGGATTCCGGGCAGCGACTACGTCGTCACCCCGGGCAAGGTGCTCGTGTCCGCGCCCATCATGACGCACCTGGACGAGGAGCACTTCCGCGACGCGCGGGCTTGGGAGCCGCATCGGTGGGATGACGCCGTCGACGCCCAGGACGACGAGATTGTCGATTACGGCTACGGGGCCACGTCCAAGGGCACCAAGAGTCCTTACCTGCCCTTTGGCGCCGGTCGGCATCGCTGCATCGGTGAAAAGTTTGCCTATCTCAACCTGGCGGCCATCGTCAGCACCTTGGTCCGGAACTTCAAGTTCTCCACGCTGGATGGCAAGGCCACCGTGCCGCCCACTGATTACACTTCTATGTTCTCTCGGCCTATGCAGCCTGCGACGGTGAGGTGGGAGCGACGCAGCCCGAAGACTGCGTAG